From Natrinema amylolyticum, the proteins below share one genomic window:
- a CDS encoding NAD(P)/FAD-dependent oxidoreductase, translated as MRSTPQVVVAGGGLAGLVAARHLAAGGVDVALVERRETVGGRVRTLERDGYRFDRGFQVLFTAYPAVRKELDLESLDCRRFAPGATVAGPNGRSTLADPLREPGTVSSTLSSPYVSVGDAIRVARLWWDLRRTEPDEIFAGSDERIDEFLRDRGFSEAFVEGFVAPFYGGITLDRSLSTSRHVFEYTFRTLAAGETVVPAAGMEAIPSQLAARVREAGGTIRTGVEVESVATNGGGSSSDDRADGRVTVETDGGTVDADAVVVATDPPTARDLTDVASIPTDGRGCVTQYYALPADTDLETGRRLLLNATDRGPNHVVPHSAVAPEYAPDGTTLISATYLDEQCEDRALSTRSDADRGADERDADLADRTRRALESWYPEQAFDGLATLHTERVPFAQFDQPPGIHDRLPDARAPAGAVYLAGDYTQWSSIQGAMESGRRAAKVVIDDLSR; from the coding sequence ATGCGTTCGACTCCGCAGGTCGTCGTCGCCGGTGGCGGACTCGCCGGACTGGTCGCCGCGCGGCACCTCGCCGCCGGCGGCGTGGACGTAGCGCTGGTAGAACGCCGAGAGACGGTCGGGGGCCGCGTCCGAACCCTCGAGCGTGACGGCTATCGCTTCGATCGCGGCTTTCAGGTCCTCTTCACCGCCTATCCGGCGGTGCGGAAAGAACTCGATCTCGAGTCGCTCGATTGCCGCCGGTTCGCGCCGGGCGCCACCGTCGCCGGACCGAACGGTCGGTCGACGCTGGCGGACCCGCTCCGAGAACCGGGAACCGTCTCGTCGACGCTGTCCAGTCCGTACGTCTCCGTCGGCGACGCGATTCGAGTCGCTCGGCTCTGGTGGGACCTCCGGCGAACCGAGCCGGACGAAATATTCGCCGGCAGCGACGAACGGATCGACGAGTTCCTCCGCGATCGGGGGTTCTCCGAGGCGTTCGTCGAGGGCTTCGTCGCACCGTTCTACGGGGGTATCACGCTCGACCGGTCGCTCTCGACCTCCCGGCACGTCTTCGAGTACACCTTCCGGACGCTCGCGGCGGGCGAGACGGTGGTCCCGGCGGCCGGCATGGAAGCGATCCCATCCCAGCTCGCCGCCCGCGTTCGCGAGGCCGGCGGGACGATCAGAACGGGCGTCGAGGTCGAGTCAGTCGCGACGAACGGCGGCGGCTCGAGCAGTGACGACCGCGCCGACGGCCGAGTCACGGTCGAGACCGACGGCGGAACCGTCGACGCCGACGCGGTCGTCGTCGCGACCGATCCGCCGACCGCTCGCGACCTCACCGACGTCGCTTCGATCCCGACCGACGGACGGGGCTGTGTCACCCAGTACTACGCGCTGCCGGCCGACACCGACCTCGAGACCGGACGCCGACTCCTGTTGAACGCGACCGATCGCGGGCCGAACCACGTCGTCCCGCACAGTGCGGTCGCGCCCGAATACGCCCCAGACGGGACGACGCTGATCAGCGCGACCTACCTCGACGAACAGTGCGAGGACCGCGCACTCTCGACGCGGAGCGACGCCGATCGCGGCGCGGACGAGCGCGACGCGGATCTCGCCGACCGGACGCGACGAGCCCTCGAGTCGTGGTACCCCGAGCAGGCGTTCGACGGCCTCGCGACGCTCCACACCGAGCGCGTCCCGTTCGCGCAGTTCGACCAGCCGCCGGGGATTCACG
- a CDS encoding transporter has translation MAKLSTIVILAGVLILLFPIPPIASALGGVVIILIGIALRVLMGK, from the coding sequence ATGGCCAAACTCTCGACGATCGTGATCCTCGCCGGCGTCCTGATACTGCTCTTCCCGATTCCGCCGATCGCGAGCGCGCTCGGGGGCGTCGTCATCATTCTCATCGGAATCGCGCTCCGGGTACTAATGGGGAAGTGA
- a CDS encoding nucleoside hydrolase — protein sequence MSGADSRRVIVDTDTAGDDTQALLLAALSDRVSLEGVTICAGNVPFEYQVENAKYTLDLADVADDVPVYEGARSPLLKDHEFAEYIHGEGGLGGNLFPNTGIPSADEHAVDYIVRSARENPGEITLVCIAPLTNVALALQREPDLPELLEDVWIMGGAANALGNVTPAAEYNFWVDPDAARAVTGAVEATLVDWGVTVRDSVFDADVFADIEAIDTPLADFFETVTEAVRAFNAQSDHDALGADVTTQPDSMTVATLLEPELIDAAGRYYVEVDDREGLTRGYSLVDELGVTEGEPRTRVVESVDGDRFERMLLDTLRHRDPHYAE from the coding sequence ATGAGCGGCGCGGACTCCCGGCGAGTGATCGTCGACACGGACACTGCCGGGGACGACACGCAGGCGCTCCTGCTGGCGGCGCTCTCCGATCGCGTCTCGCTCGAGGGCGTCACGATCTGCGCCGGCAACGTCCCGTTCGAGTATCAGGTCGAGAACGCCAAGTACACCCTCGACCTCGCCGACGTCGCCGACGACGTGCCGGTCTACGAGGGGGCGCGGTCACCGCTGCTCAAGGACCACGAGTTCGCGGAGTACATCCACGGCGAGGGCGGACTGGGCGGAAATCTCTTTCCCAACACGGGGATCCCGTCGGCCGACGAGCACGCGGTCGATTACATCGTCCGCTCGGCCCGGGAGAACCCGGGCGAGATCACGCTGGTCTGTATCGCGCCGCTGACGAACGTCGCCTTGGCGCTCCAGCGCGAGCCCGACCTCCCCGAGTTGCTCGAGGACGTGTGGATCATGGGCGGTGCCGCCAACGCGCTCGGCAACGTCACCCCCGCGGCGGAGTACAACTTCTGGGTCGACCCCGACGCCGCTCGAGCGGTGACGGGTGCCGTCGAGGCGACGCTCGTCGACTGGGGCGTGACGGTGCGCGATTCGGTGTTCGACGCCGACGTCTTCGCGGACATCGAGGCGATCGACACGCCGCTGGCGGACTTCTTCGAGACGGTCACGGAAGCGGTCCGAGCGTTCAACGCCCAGTCCGACCACGACGCCCTCGGGGCGGACGTCACGACCCAGCCGGACTCGATGACCGTCGCGACGCTGCTCGAGCCGGAGCTGATCGACGCGGCCGGCAGGTACTACGTCGAGGTCGACGACCGCGAGGGGCTCACTCGCGGATACAGTCTGGTCGACGAACTCGGCGTGACCGAGGGCGAGCCGCGAACGCGCGTCGTCGAGTCCGTCGACGGCGACCGGTTCGAGCGGATGCTGCTCGATACGCTTCGGCACCGGGACCCGCACTACGCCGAGTGA
- a CDS encoding GMC family oxidoreductase produces the protein MAQQLDPVDVVTVGAGWTGGIIAKELTQEDYQVVSLERGGERETENFFTVHDELGYALRYKLMQDLSKETITFRNAVDDTALPMRRYGAFLPGSGEGGAGVHWNGQTWRFLPYDFEIRSRTVDEYGEEKIPENMQLQDWGISYDELEPYYDAFEYTAGIAGQAGNIEGEIQDLGNPYEGPRSREYPLPPMMETPVLERFKETTAELGYEPFQAPSANLTEQYTNPDGVQQGQCQYCGYCERFGCEWGAKASPITTVLPAARETGNFELRTHADVVELLYNEDEQRVEGVRYVDRKTDEVYEQPADVVALTAYVLNNVRLLLLSDIGEPYDPETGEGTVGKNYCYQNFQASARGFFDDEEWNLYMGAGALGASIDDFNGDNFDHSGLDFLHGGNVALNQTGDRPIANNPVPEDTPSWGSEFKAESIDNYHSSVSIAAQGAVLPFRENYLDLDPNYTDQYGRPLLRMTFDWREQDRQMVEYIGPYLEEIMEEMGADRVEASTSLEGSFDITPYQSTHNTGGAIMGSDPEESVVNNYLQNWDAHNLFVPGASAFAHNSGYNPTGTVGALAFRAAEGIQEYLDSPDLLVSP, from the coding sequence ATGGCACAACAGCTCGATCCCGTCGACGTCGTGACCGTCGGCGCGGGCTGGACCGGCGGCATCATCGCCAAGGAACTCACTCAGGAGGACTATCAGGTAGTGAGCCTGGAGCGAGGGGGCGAGCGCGAGACTGAGAACTTCTTTACGGTCCACGACGAGCTGGGCTATGCCCTGCGGTACAAGCTGATGCAGGACCTCTCGAAGGAGACGATCACCTTCCGGAACGCGGTCGACGATACCGCCCTGCCGATGCGTCGCTACGGCGCGTTCCTACCCGGCTCCGGCGAGGGCGGCGCGGGCGTCCACTGGAACGGCCAGACGTGGCGGTTCCTCCCCTACGATTTCGAGATTCGGTCGCGGACGGTCGACGAGTACGGCGAGGAGAAGATCCCCGAGAACATGCAGCTCCAGGACTGGGGGATCAGCTACGACGAACTCGAGCCATACTACGACGCGTTCGAGTACACCGCCGGTATCGCGGGCCAGGCGGGGAACATCGAGGGCGAGATCCAGGACCTGGGCAACCCCTACGAGGGGCCCCGGTCGCGGGAGTATCCGCTCCCACCGATGATGGAGACGCCGGTCCTCGAGCGATTCAAGGAAACGACCGCCGAGCTGGGCTACGAACCGTTTCAGGCTCCCTCGGCCAACCTCACGGAGCAGTACACGAACCCCGACGGCGTCCAGCAGGGCCAGTGTCAGTACTGTGGCTACTGCGAGCGATTCGGCTGCGAGTGGGGCGCGAAGGCCTCGCCGATCACCACCGTCCTCCCCGCCGCCCGAGAGACGGGCAACTTCGAACTGCGGACGCACGCCGACGTGGTCGAACTGCTGTACAACGAGGACGAGCAACGGGTCGAGGGCGTCCGGTACGTCGACCGGAAGACCGACGAGGTGTACGAGCAGCCGGCCGACGTCGTCGCGCTGACCGCCTACGTGCTGAACAACGTCCGGCTCCTGTTGCTGTCGGACATCGGCGAGCCGTACGACCCCGAGACGGGCGAGGGCACCGTCGGGAAGAACTACTGCTACCAGAACTTCCAGGCCAGCGCCCGCGGCTTCTTCGACGACGAGGAGTGGAACCTCTACATGGGTGCCGGCGCGCTCGGCGCGTCGATCGACGACTTCAACGGCGACAACTTCGATCACTCCGGGTTGGACTTCCTCCACGGCGGCAACGTCGCCCTGAACCAGACCGGCGACCGGCCGATCGCCAACAACCCGGTCCCCGAGGATACCCCCTCGTGGGGCTCCGAGTTCAAGGCCGAGAGCATCGACAACTACCACAGTTCGGTCTCGATCGCCGCCCAGGGTGCTGTGCTTCCGTTCCGAGAGAACTATCTCGACCTCGACCCCAACTACACTGATCAGTACGGCCGGCCGCTGCTCCGGATGACCTTCGACTGGCGCGAGCAGGACCGACAGATGGTCGAGTACATCGGCCCCTACCTCGAGGAGATCATGGAGGAGATGGGCGCCGACAGGGTCGAAGCCAGCACGAGTCTCGAGGGCAGCTTCGACATCACGCCCTATCAGTCGACACACAACACCGGCGGCGCGATCATGGGTTCGGATCCCGAGGAGTCCGTGGTGAACAACTACCTGCAGAACTGGGACGCGCACAACCTCTTCGTCCCCGGGGCGTCGGCGTTCGCTCACAACAGCGGCTACAACCCGACGGGAACGGTCGGTGCGCTCGCCTTCCGCGCGGCGGAGGGCATTCAGGAGTACCTCGACAGTCCCGACCTACTCGTGAGCCCGTAG
- a CDS encoding gluconate 2-dehydrogenase subunit 3 family protein, translating to MSDDGDPTFDFTRDLSRRKVMRAGGTLAVFGIAGTAEGFDPEKFDVAPLEQVEEVEVEPQGLEYFTIQQARVVHDLTARIYPSDDNGPGAPEAGVVYFIDEQMNSAWGRGERWYMEAPFAGKTPTDPFQQEPGEAAGEEVEVPWAEEDPAATQGWQYALTPNEAYDQGIYAVEQYVESEYDAESFTGLDGSQQDEVVAALEADEVDTFEETDIDASGFFLMVRQNTLEGMFSDPMYGGNREMIGWRLKGFPGTPGALGSYRGLLQEGEYIELEEGDFRKLADDVESLGIDGENEQPANEQSEEGHAHVHNAAEADYPNVVDEQAARGDADGETVQTDLDDEAADHGGEH from the coding sequence ATGTCAGACGACGGTGACCCAACGTTCGACTTCACGCGAGACCTCTCCCGGCGGAAAGTAATGCGGGCCGGCGGCACGCTGGCCGTGTTCGGGATCGCCGGGACGGCGGAGGGGTTCGACCCCGAGAAATTCGACGTGGCTCCCCTCGAACAGGTCGAGGAAGTCGAGGTCGAGCCGCAGGGGCTCGAGTACTTCACGATTCAGCAAGCGCGGGTGGTCCACGACCTGACGGCGCGGATCTACCCATCCGACGACAACGGGCCGGGTGCGCCGGAGGCCGGCGTGGTCTACTTCATCGACGAGCAGATGAACTCGGCGTGGGGCCGGGGCGAGCGGTGGTACATGGAGGCACCGTTCGCTGGAAAGACCCCGACCGATCCGTTTCAGCAGGAACCGGGCGAGGCCGCGGGCGAGGAGGTCGAGGTGCCGTGGGCCGAGGAAGACCCCGCCGCGACCCAGGGCTGGCAGTACGCGCTCACGCCCAACGAGGCGTACGACCAGGGGATCTACGCCGTCGAGCAGTACGTCGAGTCGGAGTACGACGCCGAGTCGTTCACCGGACTCGACGGGAGCCAGCAGGACGAGGTGGTCGCCGCGCTCGAGGCCGACGAGGTCGATACCTTCGAGGAGACCGATATCGACGCGAGCGGCTTCTTCCTCATGGTCCGGCAGAACACCTTAGAGGGGATGTTCAGCGATCCGATGTACGGCGGCAACCGCGAGATGATCGGCTGGCGGTTGAAGGGGTTCCCCGGAACGCCCGGAGCGCTCGGCAGCTATCGAGGGCTGTTACAGGAGGGCGAGTACATCGAACTCGAGGAGGGCGATTTCCGGAAACTGGCCGACGACGTCGAGTCGCTCGGGATCGACGGCGAGAACGAACAGCCGGCGAACGAACAGAGCGAGGAAGGGCACGCACACGTCCACAACGCGGCCGAGGCGGACTATCCGAACGTCGTCGACGAGCAGGCCGCTCGCGGCGACGCCGACGGTGAGACAGTCCAGACCGATCTCGACGACGAGGCCGCCGACCACGGGGGTGAGCACTGA
- a CDS encoding acyl-CoA thioesterase: MGDTDANDPDRDSERPAFQPVLENRVRFAETDQQGIVFYGEYFTFQDEAISAFFRDLDYRYETMHDRGWQTHVVNAELNYHAGAEFEDVIVNELRVAEMGSSSFTSDYRARRKRDGELLADGSVTHVAVDLETEAPVAVPDDFREAVAAFQGGLESSD, translated from the coding sequence ATGGGAGACACTGACGCGAACGATCCGGACCGGGACTCGGAGCGTCCGGCCTTTCAGCCCGTCCTCGAGAACCGCGTTCGATTCGCTGAGACCGACCAGCAGGGAATCGTCTTCTACGGCGAGTACTTCACGTTTCAGGACGAGGCGATCTCCGCGTTCTTCCGGGATCTCGACTACCGGTACGAGACGATGCACGACCGGGGCTGGCAGACCCACGTCGTCAACGCCGAACTGAACTACCACGCCGGTGCCGAGTTCGAGGACGTCATCGTCAACGAACTGCGCGTCGCCGAGATGGGGTCCTCGAGTTTCACGTCCGACTACCGCGCGAGGCGGAAACGCGACGGCGAACTGCTCGCCGACGGCTCCGTTACCCACGTCGCCGTCGACCTCGAGACCGAGGCGCCCGTCGCCGTCCCGGACGACTTCCGGGAGGCGGTGGCGGCGTTCCAGGGCGGCCTCGAGTCGAGCGACTAA
- a CDS encoding ABC transporter ATP-binding protein, whose protein sequence is MSDPILEIEDLNVYYGKSHALKGVSLSIDEGEIYGVIGPNGAGKTTMLNAIAGFVEYEGTIRYDGADLARVNPQQIVRDGLIYCTEDRDLFPYFSVHDNLLMGAQFRDDRDAVREDLEMVYELFPRLDERREQEAETMSGGEQQMLAVGRALMSDPDVLMLDEPTLGLAPVIIQDISEALERLSEQGLTILLAEQNSTFALNHAERLSLIETGEIELSGTHDEFTDNEYVREAYVGVH, encoded by the coding sequence ATGAGTGATCCGATACTCGAGATCGAAGATCTCAACGTCTACTACGGAAAGTCACACGCACTGAAGGGCGTCTCGCTGTCGATCGACGAGGGCGAGATCTACGGCGTCATCGGCCCCAACGGAGCCGGCAAGACGACCATGCTCAACGCCATCGCGGGCTTCGTCGAATACGAGGGAACGATCCGCTACGACGGAGCGGATCTCGCCCGCGTGAACCCGCAACAGATCGTCAGGGACGGCCTGATCTACTGTACCGAGGACCGGGACCTGTTCCCGTACTTCTCGGTCCACGACAACCTGCTCATGGGCGCGCAGTTCCGCGACGACCGCGATGCAGTCCGAGAAGACCTCGAGATGGTCTACGAACTGTTCCCGCGGCTGGACGAACGCCGCGAACAGGAGGCCGAGACCATGAGCGGCGGCGAACAGCAGATGCTCGCCGTCGGGCGGGCACTCATGAGTGATCCGGACGTGCTGATGCTCGACGAGCCGACGCTCGGGCTCGCACCGGTGATCATCCAGGACATCAGCGAAGCACTCGAGCGCCTCTCGGAGCAGGGGCTGACGATCCTGCTCGCCGAGCAGAACTCGACGTTCGCGCTGAACCACGCGGAACGGCTCTCGCTGATCGAGACCGGCGAGATCGAACTGTCGGGGACGCACGACGAGTTCACCGACAACGAGTACGTTCGCGAGGCGTACGTCGGCGTCCACTGA
- a CDS encoding ABC transporter ATP-binding protein, which produces MSVLEVDSLTKTFGGLVAVDDFSFEVDEGEIVGLIGPNGSGKSTVFNCIMGIYDVTGGEIRFNGDDITSDSTHQIVNKGLSRVSQESNPIDLYSVSGNIKLFTLPNSIRSLHGGASDEEIYEYAARIDIEDKLDEMPDELPHADVRRLEIAKALATEPDMMLLDEPFAGMNQAEITDLADQIERFREEGMAMVVVDHNMGGLMELVDRVIVLNNGDFLAAGTPEEIADDDAVQEAYLAGEGIE; this is translated from the coding sequence ATGAGCGTGCTCGAAGTCGACAGTCTCACGAAGACGTTCGGTGGCCTCGTCGCCGTCGACGACTTCTCGTTCGAAGTCGACGAGGGCGAGATCGTCGGCCTGATCGGCCCGAACGGGTCGGGCAAGTCGACGGTGTTCAACTGCATCATGGGTATCTACGACGTGACCGGCGGCGAAATTCGGTTCAACGGGGACGACATCACGTCGGATTCGACCCACCAGATCGTCAACAAGGGGCTCTCACGGGTCTCACAGGAGTCGAACCCGATCGATCTCTACTCCGTCTCGGGGAACATCAAGCTGTTCACCCTGCCGAACAGTATCCGCTCGCTCCACGGCGGCGCGAGCGACGAGGAGATCTACGAGTACGCCGCTCGCATCGACATCGAGGACAAGCTCGACGAGATGCCGGATGAACTCCCGCACGCGGACGTTCGCCGGCTCGAGATCGCCAAAGCGCTGGCGACCGAGCCCGACATGATGCTGCTCGACGAGCCCTTCGCCGGGATGAATCAGGCCGAAATCACGGATCTGGCCGACCAGATCGAGCGCTTCCGCGAGGAAGGGATGGCGATGGTCGTCGTCGACCACAACATGGGCGGCCTGATGGAACTCGTCGATCGAGTCATCGTCCTCAACAACGGCGACTTCCTCGCGGCGGGAACCCCCGAAGAGATCGCCGACGACGACGCAGTCCAGGAGGCCTACCTCGCTGGGGAGGGAATCGAATGA
- a CDS encoding branched-chain amino acid ABC transporter permease: MISTILLLGTVLSTVTGRIGNIAGTVRRQLLSPIGRVLDRLFAPLDRVLDPGARGYNRLLGPYFGEMTGLQFGVIAVSFVALLSAGVWAPVVGPLLGGGLLRTLALASIWAIFAMSWDIQSGYTGYISFGHSALSGAAGYATALLIVHVDPTLSIWVTGSISVLAALAVGLLIALPTLRLEGPYFSLITFVAVLLFYRLTTAFSSLGGIPGFGQPDVFTWDPVMRYYYMVIPMLLIALALTFMARSDLGMILVAIRENESAVSAAGINPTKFKLWSFMLSSVPMGIGGVLLVGFTGNVDPNTFVVVDNSIEMIAIAVIGGMSSILGPLGGAFLFEILNHQVLHGYSTPVRYLFLWLIVLLVLVFARDGLFRAIWHRLGAVRGESE; the protein is encoded by the coding sequence ATGATTAGTACGATTCTACTCCTCGGAACGGTGCTCTCGACGGTGACAGGACGGATCGGTAACATCGCCGGGACGGTGCGACGACAGCTCCTGTCGCCGATCGGTCGCGTCCTCGATCGGCTCTTCGCGCCGCTCGACCGGGTACTCGATCCCGGCGCGAGGGGCTACAACCGATTACTGGGGCCGTACTTCGGAGAGATGACGGGACTGCAGTTCGGCGTGATCGCCGTCAGTTTCGTCGCGCTCCTCTCCGCGGGCGTCTGGGCCCCGGTGGTCGGGCCGCTCCTCGGCGGCGGCCTCCTACGGACGCTAGCGCTGGCCAGCATCTGGGCCATCTTCGCGATGAGCTGGGACATCCAGAGCGGATACACCGGCTACATCAGCTTCGGCCACTCCGCGCTGTCGGGCGCGGCCGGGTACGCGACGGCCCTCCTGATCGTGCACGTCGATCCGACGCTGTCGATCTGGGTCACGGGATCGATATCGGTGCTGGCCGCCCTCGCGGTCGGCCTGTTGATCGCACTGCCGACACTCCGACTCGAGGGGCCGTACTTCTCGCTGATCACGTTCGTCGCCGTGCTCCTGTTCTACAGGCTGACGACGGCCTTTAGTTCGCTCGGCGGAATTCCGGGATTCGGCCAGCCGGACGTCTTCACCTGGGATCCAGTGATGCGATACTACTACATGGTGATCCCGATGCTGCTCATCGCGCTCGCGTTGACGTTCATGGCTCGATCGGACCTCGGGATGATCCTGGTCGCGATCCGCGAGAACGAATCGGCGGTGTCCGCCGCCGGGATCAATCCGACGAAGTTCAAGCTCTGGTCGTTCATGCTCAGTTCGGTTCCGATGGGAATCGGTGGCGTGCTCCTGGTCGGCTTTACCGGGAACGTCGATCCGAACACCTTCGTCGTCGTCGACAACAGCATCGAGATGATCGCGATCGCCGTCATCGGCGGCATGAGTTCGATTCTCGGCCCGCTCGGCGGCGCGTTCCTCTTCGAGATTCTCAACCACCAGGTCCTCCACGGCTATTCGACGCCGGTCCGGTATCTCTTCCTGTGGTTGATCGTCTTGCTGGTGCTCGTGTTCGCGCGGGACGGGCTGTTCAGAGCCATCTGGCACCGACTCGGTGCCGTTCGAGGTGAGTCCGAATGA
- a CDS encoding branched-chain amino acid ABC transporter permease yields the protein MLGDIATLVLQGTMISAVYALIAIGFTMIFGVGGTLNLAHGALIMSGAYVFGVLAQSTHPVVAFPVTIGVVALFSWGLYQILVRWVEENVVITFLATVIVAVAATEVILIQFGSSPLGMTLVSGAVNLEPYGINARPRTVQFLGFVISWIAIGLLWYYITKTDDGRSILAASMSERGAQLTGVDLHSVRSKTWLIAGALAGAAGIILGSTGGATPLMWLNPLALAFMIVVIGGIGSIKGSVVAAYVIGFLEQFTVTFVGHGFRGILSLVVLVIFLLFMPQGLYGREFAHD from the coding sequence ATGCTCGGAGATATCGCTACGCTGGTGTTGCAAGGAACGATGATCAGCGCCGTCTACGCCCTGATCGCCATCGGCTTCACCATGATCTTCGGCGTCGGCGGGACCCTGAACCTCGCTCACGGCGCGCTGATCATGTCCGGGGCCTACGTCTTCGGTGTCCTCGCACAGAGTACCCACCCCGTCGTCGCGTTCCCGGTCACCATCGGCGTGGTCGCCCTCTTTTCGTGGGGGCTGTACCAGATACTCGTTCGCTGGGTCGAGGAAAACGTCGTCATCACGTTTCTGGCGACCGTCATCGTCGCGGTCGCGGCGACGGAAGTCATCCTCATCCAGTTCGGAAGCTCGCCGCTGGGCATGACGCTCGTCAGCGGTGCCGTGAACCTCGAGCCCTACGGGATCAACGCGCGGCCGCGTACCGTTCAGTTCCTCGGGTTCGTCATCTCGTGGATCGCGATCGGACTGTTGTGGTACTACATCACGAAGACCGACGACGGGCGGTCGATCCTCGCGGCCTCGATGAGCGAACGCGGGGCGCAGTTGACCGGCGTCGACCTTCACTCGGTCCGATCGAAAACGTGGCTCATCGCCGGGGCGCTCGCCGGAGCCGCCGGTATCATCCTCGGTTCGACGGGCGGAGCCACGCCGCTCATGTGGCTCAACCCGCTCGCGCTGGCGTTCATGATCGTCGTTATCGGCGGTATCGGATCGATCAAGGGGTCCGTAGTCGCAGCGTACGTGATCGGATTCCTCGAACAGTTCACGGTGACGTTCGTCGGGCACGGGTTCAGAGGGATCCTCTCGCTCGTCGTGCTCGTGATATTCCTGCTGTTCATGCCGCAGGGACTCTACGGGAGGGAGTTCGCCCATGATTAG
- a CDS encoding ABC transporter substrate-binding protein: MANEDNNNLKSDRFGNGSVDRRTFLGAASAGAVATTLAGCLGGGGSDGLAIGHLAPMSNPLGIGSKRTVDMAVEELNEDGGFNGEEAEVITKDTRTDPSEAQNVTEELIQQEDVDLLIGTFNSETTQSILDLTAEFDVPFMITGSADPGLITEYAGSDYEQYKNVFRIGPINSDFQAESIADYCAHLNDRHGWNRVAFLRDQADWTEPFGDQIPDLLSERDLEVVYQDALSIEGTDFGPVMSDVNESNADFVLRFFAHIDGGDMLTRWHEGQYEFGIEGVHVPGMLPSYNGPSAYNGAATYETTSQSGAAGVAPITDRTQPFVDDYASRYQDADSAPIRAPMYMGFNTYDGVHVFKEVVDSLETTNTRDNLDDFVGEMLDVDFTGVAGQVSFYGEDSDYPHDVREERGEDGTITNYPMTQWVGPEEIECVYPDQHRTADHQMPPWMQ; this comes from the coding sequence ATGGCTAACGAAGATAATAATAATCTCAAATCGGATAGATTTGGTAACGGTTCTGTCGATCGACGAACGTTCCTGGGAGCCGCGAGTGCCGGTGCCGTCGCGACGACGCTCGCCGGCTGTCTCGGTGGCGGCGGTAGCGACGGACTCGCGATCGGTCATCTCGCGCCGATGAGCAATCCGCTCGGAATCGGATCCAAGCGGACGGTCGACATGGCTGTCGAGGAACTCAACGAAGACGGCGGTTTCAACGGCGAGGAAGCCGAAGTCATCACGAAGGACACGCGAACGGATCCGAGTGAAGCACAGAACGTGACGGAGGAACTCATCCAGCAGGAAGACGTCGACCTCCTCATCGGAACGTTCAACTCCGAGACGACGCAGTCGATTCTGGATCTCACTGCCGAGTTCGACGTCCCGTTTATGATCACCGGGTCGGCCGATCCGGGCCTGATCACGGAATACGCCGGTTCCGACTACGAACAGTACAAGAACGTATTCCGTATCGGTCCGATCAATTCCGATTTCCAGGCCGAGTCCATCGCCGACTACTGTGCCCACCTCAACGATCGACACGGCTGGAACCGAGTCGCGTTTCTCCGCGATCAGGCCGATTGGACGGAACCGTTCGGCGACCAGATTCCGGATCTGCTCTCGGAGCGGGACTTAGAGGTCGTCTATCAGGACGCCCTCTCGATCGAGGGGACCGACTTCGGTCCGGTGATGAGCGACGTCAACGAGTCGAACGCGGACTTCGTCCTGCGGTTTTTCGCACATATCGACGGCGGCGATATGCTCACGCGGTGGCACGAGGGCCAGTACGAGTTCGGCATCGAGGGCGTGCACGTTCCCGGGATGCTCCCGTCGTACAACGGTCCGTCGGCGTACAACGGCGCTGCGACCTACGAGACGACGTCGCAGTCCGGTGCTGCCGGCGTCGCTCCCATTACGGACCGCACGCAGCCCTTCGTCGACGACTACGCCAGTCGGTATCAGGACGCGGATAGCGCACCAATTCGGGCACCGATGTACATGGGATTCAACACGTACGACGGCGTCCACGTTTTCAAGGAGGTCGTCGACTCGCTGGAGACGACGAACACGCGGGACAACCTCGACGACTTCGTCGGCGAGATGCTCGACGTCGACTTCACCGGTGTCGCCGGCCAGGTCAGCTTCTACGGCGAGGACTCTGACTACCCACACGACGTCCGAGAGGAGCGCGGAGAGGACGGGACGATCACGAACTACCCCATGACCCAGTGGGTCGGACCGGAGGAAATCGAGTGCGTCTACCCCGATCAGCACCGGACTGCAGACCACCAGATGCCGCCGTGGATGCAGTGA